ATAATTtcttttgtttgtattttgaaCTATTTTTCTCCACTCCATTTTTTTCTATCAGGGTTTGATTATATTGACTTTAATGTGTTTCCTCACTTTTGTTTCCTCCCTCCTATATCTTTCAATATATGGAATAGGATATTGGTCCATTTGAGCCGTGGAGGAGCCAGTATACAGATGTATGCCCCAAATATCCCCCAGATGCATGTTATTGACCACAGCAAAGGACAGCCAGCTTCAGGTGAATCAAGGTGAGAGCTGTGTTGAGTCTTTTTAATTGGGTAAATCTACTGTATATTGGAAATGTGCTTTGACTTTCTGAAACCCCAGTTTTCTTGATGGTCTCTTCCATCCATCCATAAAGATGGTCTCTTTATGTTCAAATAGCATTCCCATTGTTCTGGGTATTCCCCACGCTCATTAAATATTTTCCAAATGAATTCAATAACTTAATGTTCATTAGGAATCTGGCTGATTCATATTGTATAtagcaagggtggccaaacttgcttaatataAGAGCCACATATATGATAAAGTTCAAATGTTTGAGCCGCAATATTTAGGAAGCATttcaattcttaaatatatttgctCACTATGAACatgaattgtattttttaaatccagtgaactctcagttttTACCTGGTAAATAAATcttgaacattttttatttaccttttatatcaaTTGTGATGcacaaaggagctcagccaacatatttccatgagccACATGTCATATGTcagagagctgcatgtggctcatgagctgtggtttggccatcCGTGATATAGTAAGATGCTTCTTTGATGACTTTGTGACTGCTTCCTCCTCCTACTCTTCTAATCTAAGAGTGTATTTTCATAGGTTTAGATTCTATGGGTTGGAATTCATCTGGTCTGTTGGCGAGTTAGATTCTTCTGGTTCGTTAGAAACAGCATTCCGTACTTATTTGCTCACACACAATTCATTGTCCCTCTTTCCCTCAAGAAATGTCTTGGCTGAATCAGCCAGGATTGCTCGTGGTAAAATTACAGACTTGGCCAAACTTACCGCAAAGGATCATGATGCTGTGATATTTCCTGGGGGCTTTGGAGCTGCCAAAAATTTGTGAGTATTAAATTACAACCAAGAAAAATATTGTTCCTGTTATGTTGTTTATATTCTTAACTATCCAACTCTTTTGATATTCTTTGCAGGATAGTTAGGGTTTAATTAAacttctttaagaaaaaaaaaatatcaagcaATGTTCACACTAGAGTGCCATTTTGTTTGGATAAATGTCATTTCTGTACAATGTTTCTAAGCCCTTAAATGTTGTGTCCATTTTTTTCAGACCAATTGAATCGAATCAGTCTAGTTTGATTATGAGAAATAATCCTTTGCATATTTGGTGCTTCTCTGGGGGTTTTTATTGGGATTGCTGGAAGAGAAATACAAACTTTCAGAAGATGAATTCTCAGTCAATTAATGCATAAGATTGACTTGAAGTTGATGGGATTTGGGTGCCCACAGGATTGTACCTGTAATTGGGGCAGCTTGCAGCACCCAGAAATAACTGCCTGGTTGGTTCCAGTGTGTGCATCTCTTCTCCTTTAAGCAGAGTCCAAGCACTGTTAAGAAGTCTTTTCAGGATGATTCCGTAGATCAGCAGATGGTTTTTTCTACATGTAACAAGGATGTAAGAGACTTGTTGAATTGCTCTGCTGCTTGTGAAGAAAACCTTTTCAAGATAGATTAACAATGTTGGTGCCAGCATGCTCTTCCTACATAATATAGTAGAGTACCAGTATCTTGACTCTAGTCTTGTGACTTGGTTTTAGTGTTCCTTTGAGAAGCACTAAAGCATTTATTCATAGTAATCCAatcattatttttccttttcctttgttgAAAGCCTTGCTCATCCATTGAGGTTTCTGTGGTTAACAAATACTGCAAGTGAGCATTTTTCCCAGATATTACCAGCAGTGTAAAACTATAACTATCACTTCAGTGGGTTCTTTTTTTCAACATTTCTGCAAACATTAGAAATGAAAGGAAGAGAGTTTCCTTCCAGGTCCCCTTTAAACCAGCTGCCCTGTGCTGGACACTGGGCAGGACAAATTTGAAAATCAGTTTATGTATTTTAGGTAGGGGTCTTTGAAAATCGTGgtatttaccttactcagcctATTACTCTCagcaagacttaggctgtaaacctatcttactcaccagaaacaaccTCTAATCATAGGTTGCTGTAGGCAGGGTGATCAGatagaatggaggacagagtgccctatacctttaacctttgtatagGTGAGGGAATCTAGACAGGTGCAAACCTTTcacgttgagctgcacctgccacaattccttctatacaatggttaaaggtatagggcactctgttctccactgtGTCTAGTCACCCTGGCTGTAGGTCAAACTAGATTTAATGAAAGAATAGCATCGttgctggttttttgtttgtgcttttttaaatgtagcagctgcccccctcctgctgaTCTAAACTGGAGGCATTAGAACTCCTCCCCCATGCCATAGTTCCATCAAaaattccccccttcccagaagctGCTCTTTAcccctaatgggaagctgcaaCTTTGGGCAGGGGGGTTTGTTGGGaccatgaattaaaaaaaaaacacaacctcaTGCTAGTAATCCCAGTCTGGATCAGAGTCCCCTGTGActgctttttgttttatttgttgatTAATTAAATAAGGGCCAGTGTTTCTAGTTTTTCCCCATATTTACCCCAagggtgaaatttttttttgcacagatgTATGTATTGCTGTGTATGCTTTCTTTGCCTAacatatttttttctgtaaaaataaatttaaaaatcccTGTTTTGCATTTCCCAAATAGAGAAGGGTTTTTTGGTTATTTTAAATATGGTTGACTGGAAGATTATTAtgagtacagcaagtcctcacttgaaGTTGTCGATAGGTTATTGGGAACAGCAGTTCTAACCAAAACAGTTTATAGCGAAACCAGCTTTACCACTGGCTAATTGATATGCATAAACAAGTtgtgttcctacagcatatttctggtcagaAAAACAGtgccaaacttctaaataaagacccaaaacacttctaatattaaacattgaaataaatgtgagcttttcACGCTGAATAAAACTGATACAGACATAGGGAGAAGGTGTAAACTCCACCCAGACAGTGGTTCCAGCTGGGAATCAATTTTCTTTTCTCAACAACTTTATTATACAACGACTTAAAATGAAACAGCTTTAATTGAGGACTTGCTGTGTTCCTGCAACCCATAAGACTGTATAGTATCTTATTAATTTCTCATCTTCTGTCAGATCTACTTTTGCTGTGGATGGGAAAGACTGTAAAGTGAATAGAGAAGTTGAACGTGTGCTAAAGGATTTCCACAAAGCTGGGAAACCTATTGGGTACGTATATATATATGTGACAAGAATGAAGCAATTAAATTGTTCTGCATAGCAGAAATatacacaagacaataagaacataagaagagccctgctgaatcaggccaaaggcccatctagttcaacttcctgtatctcacagtagcctaccagatgcatcagggaacacacatgacaacaagaaacctccatcctggtgccctcccttgcatttggcattctgaggtagcctccttctaaaatcaggaagttgcacaccatcatggcttgtaacccatgatggattttttctccagaaattggtccagttcccttttaaaggcatctagaccagatgccaccacatcctgtggcaaagagttccactgaCTAATAACTTTTAGTAATTTCCTAATTCCTGAAAACTTCTCTTATGGAGATGCCTCTGTAAAAGTTTTCTGCCTGCTTCCTTTTAGTTTGTGCTGCATTTCACCAGTCTTAGCTGCAAAGGTCCTTCCTGGCACAGAAGTCACTGTAGGACATGAGGAAGAGCAAGGTGGAAAGTGGCCTCATGCTGGAACTGCGGGTGCCATTAAAGCTCTGGGAGGCAAACACCACATTAAAGATGTAACAATATCCTTTATTTTTGTGGGATTAAAACAGATCTGAATAGTCTCTctcattccccccaccctccaatcCAACATGTGtttggaaggaagttccattgaaataaacAGGGGTTTAAATCAGCAGGACATAAATGGGTAACAGGCCTGAAGGTCACTGGACAAGACATCATAGGTAGTAATCTTCTTACAGAGAATTGAACTGAAGAATTTTTAGAcattcatgtctatgatgcattGGGTACCCATTTATGAGCCAAGTAGGAATTGGTGAAAATCTTTTCTTGCTTTCCGGACTTCTTTGGGATAACTTCTTTGTTGTGTACTCTTCagaagtaaagaaacatttgcttTAGGACAtgcaattactttttttttttctcagaatgaGATCATTGTGACTGGAGACTCTTAATTTGAAAAGTCTTCCAAAATCTGGTTTTAGACTATAAACTTTTAGGATACAAAACCAAATCTCTTATGTCAATATAGACATGTGTCTATATTTTAAGTCGCTTTTTAAACAAGAACACTATCTCAGAACAGACTCTTTATGACAGTTTCAACTAGTTTTTCCCCCCATTGCTGACTGCAGGAATGGTAAGTGAACAGAAACTTCATGTTTTTAGTGTCAGCTGAAGTTGACCTTGAACATAAGTTTGTACAAAGTATTCTAGTAGGAAAATGTTAGCATAAGGGGGTGTTCTCCCAATCCCAGCATTCTTCCCTGGTTGTTATAGTCTCCTTCAGTGTAGTGAAGTTGAAATTCAGCTATTGTTGAATCTTCTTTCACCATGAAGCGCAACTGCAGACATGTTATGGAAAAATGTCGTCTTCTGGTAATACTTGCCAGAAAAAATCATGTAAATTAGTGATTCCTAAATGGTGTGTAGAAATCCATCTTTGGGTTGTTGGTAGGCTGCCAGTCCGTTGATAAGTGGTTGTTGGGAATAGAATAACACATGGGATTGAAATAGTTTGCTAGGCAGATGTGAAGGGTGTTGTTGGTTTCTTGACAGGCTCCTATCATTTAAAAACAGTGACTCAACAGGAAGTCAATTTTTAGAAAGGTATCTTATCACTTTGCTGTTTTGTTCTATAGCTTATTTCAGTCACTACATTTTCCTTAACTCCTCTCCACGAAGCTCATGTGGACACAAACCACAAAGTGGTCACTACCCCAGCCTTTATGTGTGAGACAGACCTGCATCACATCTTTGATGGTATTGGGGCCATGGTAACAAATGTGCTACGGATGACAGGCAAATGACATGAATGTCCAAGACTGCACTATTGGTAGCTTTGATGATGACTGCAGACCTGGCAACACTGATTGGAACAAGATGTGTTTTTAGGATTGTGTTAGACTGGTTTAATTGCAGAGCACTGATTTGTTAGGCTTGTTGAATCATGATTCGCTGCTTGTTTCAATAGCTCTCTAAATGTCAAAAACAGTGTGGCTGACAATTTGGTTTCTTCCTGTTTTAGAAATATTTGGTGCCTAATGACTCTGAATGTATAAGGATTCCACTAAACAATTAAAGAGAATATAAAGACTTGTAAGAATTTTTCTGAACACTCAGCTTTTGCTAACAAAAAGCTTGGTAGGTCACATGGTCCCAGCAGTTCACATATTACTGTGACAGTGACAGAAGTGATTTGAACAAGTTAGTGACCTGAAAATTTTAGAATGTATGTATTTATACACGCTTAAAATTTAGAATGCCATTATAGTATAGTCTCTCTCAAACAGAATATGAGGATTCATACCTTGATGCTAAAACTTTGGACAGATAACGTAATATTTCTGGGCTTTTCTCTACTCTAAATATTGAGAAGAATTTCAGATACTGGAACATACAAAGATAACCTGGTTAATCCATGGCATTAAAATATTCCATACTATGACACTCCTTGGTCAGAACTGCAGCTCCTACGGGATCCCACAAAgaatttttccctataaaacaaTGTGAAGTTGCAGTGGGAAAAAATGAAACATCTTAGGAAACAAAAGAACTCTAATTTTGTTTGAATGCTCTAAAGGACCATACAATCTTTTTGTCTCAAATTGCTTAGCAGGCTTCTAATAGTGGAACAAGAGATGTATATGTCTGTCATAGTCTATTGCTGACTTGGCCAGCATTTTTACTTTGTTTGCTATCACATGCCAAATACCATAAAAACTACTTGGGAAAACAGTAGTGACCAGCAGAGGGCATTATTTCCTACATCTTCTTTCCTTCAGTTTAAAGAGAACTGATTTTCCAGCAGAGTTTAATcctactgcatttttttttaaagatttggcTCTTTATTTggaccacataagaacagcccccactgaatcaggccataggcccatctagtccagcttcctgtatctcagaggggcccaccaaatgcttcaggaagtacacaagacaacaagagacctgcatcctggtgccctcccttgcatttggcattctgacatagcccatttctaaattcaggagattgcacatacacatcatggcttataacccatgatggatttttcctccagaaatttgtccaatccccttttaaaggcatctaggcccgatgccatcaccacatgctgtggcaaggagttccacagaccaactacacgctgagtaaagaaatattttcttttgtctgtcctaacgctcccaccactcagttttagtgaatgtcccctggttttggtgtgtgagagggtaaagagcatctctctatccatcccctgcataattttgtatgtctcaatcatgtcccccctcaggcatctcttttctaggctgaagaggcccaaatgctgtagcctttcctcataagggaggtgccccagcccagtaatcattttagttgctctcttttgcacctttcccatttccactatgtcttttttgagatctgGTTACcataactggacacaatactccaggtgtgggagtatcatcgatttgtacaacggcataataatattggctgttttgttctcaataccttttctaatgatcccaagcatagaattggccttctttactgctgccgcacattgggtcgacactttcatcgacttgtccaccaccaccccatgatctctttcctgaatccattagcctatatgcgaagttttgattttttgccccagtgtgcatgactttacacttactcacaTTGAAATCTGCAAACTTAGCCCCCTCACTGCTAAACCCTGTGTctgggtcatttatgaacaggttgaaaagcaccggtcccaggtcggatccttggggcataccgcttttgtctctctccattgtgatatATATGCACATTCTTTCTATCTGTATATATCCCACACATTCTTCCACTTGCAAGTCTGGGAAGTCATCAGGAAGATTCAGGAGGTATTCATATCCTACTCTCAAAACACATTGTCTACATTACAAGACAGAAATtaccccatccaactttccagcacaaacacagccacaatgcagtcctgaggtaagggaacaaatgtttgcttaccttgaggatgcttctgtgactgcccaccgCAACAGAATACAATATACATCCTGTTCACATGGCTGCaacagttctggaaagttggttaggattgggctatatgttCTCTACCAGACCATGATGCTTATTCAAGAATAAACTGTAAAACTGGGGAGAGCCCCAGCCTGGTTTAAAATGGTAGCCAGAATCCCCTTTTAGCATACACCTGCACACACAAGAGTCACTTGCCTAGAATAAACTCTGGGGTGAGCGCTAATCAGGGTGACTCTTCTTTGCTGCATAAATATGTTTTCTGCTCTTGCACTGACATTTCCTGCAGCAGACTGACCAACGTATATATATGTCCTGCATATGGCGATCATGGCTCCAAGGGTATAATAGACTTTATTTGTGTGTTTATACCCTTAATGACATAGTTGTGACTAACAGTGGCACACACGAAGCAAACATACTTAGTGCATAAACCATAGAGTTTCTTTCAGTGATCCATTCTTAAGTGTCATGCAAGCGACCCTATTTTTCGCAGACAATGCCTTGGGAAAGCAGCTGGTTCTAACTTTGTCTTAGGCTAGCTAATATCAGCACAGTTCCAGCATTCGGAGATTTGTTCatcctatttatttttcacatttctatactgcccttcctccaaggagctcagggtggttccatccctccttttgtcctcacaacaactctgtgatgtAGGTtgagctgagagatagtgacctgTCTAAGGTCACCCACaaagcctcatggctgagtggggatttaaaccttgttcttccaggtctcagttcaACTCCAGACCATCCTACCTAACATCTGAAACATTTGCTGTGTCTTGACAATTTGTCTGAAGGAATTTCTTACTGGCAAATCAAAtcatgtgtgtgagtgagagagaaagaataATCTCACAGGCTCAGCAACTTGGTAGTATTTCTGGTCAGCTGTTGTCTACTCAGGGACTATTCTATACAGTCTCCCATATCCATGGACTTGGTTTCCACAGCGTCAGGTATCCGCGGTTCACAAATTCCCTCCATCTGTTTTTGTTTGGCTTGCtcgtttgcagccctccaaactgcttcctcttcgtGCCTGCTTGTTAGTGCTAACAGTATTAGTGTTAGTGCTAACAAGCAGGcatgaagaggaagcagtttggagggcttgtGCAGAGCAAGAGTAAGTATAGGGTTTGTTGCTTTCTGCAGCTTTGGGTATCTGCAGTAGCAGCAAGAACGTATTTCCTGCGGATGAAGGGGGACAACTGCAGGGGGATGTGATTCAATGAGATTACCTATGTGTGTTGCTTTAAGGACTCCATAAATTGCCTGGAGCCTAAGGGAATTCTCTAGAGATTTATTTAAGCAGAATATTTCTTGATATACATAGCCTTAGTACTCTTTCTACACTTGTACCTAAATTAGTGTTATCATGAGTTAAGCCATCCCTCTACAAGCCCAAAGGCATTCTGCTTATGAAGTAGCCTGGTGACAAAGCATCAATGTAAATAGACAAGTATCTGTGTGAGTTGCATTGCAGGATAAGGAGAGCAGGGCACCAATATCTCCCCCTCCTCAAAACCAGGATGTATTAAAGTGCAGAAATTAATCATGAAGGAAGATTTAGTTTCCAAGTAAACAAGCCATAAAATTTCCTAAAGAAGAACAAAGCAAATAAACAGAACTAGTTAGGAAGGTAAAAGCCCAAGGgatattttctgtatttcaaataCGTTACTGAATTAAACAAACTAGAATATTTAGGGGGATCAGGCTGTTCTGCTGAATCAGTGTGACTGAAAGTATCATGCTCCAGAGTAATTTAGTACAGcagtaccttgcactttcatctggttagggaccagagcaatGACAATGTCAAAGCGCAGCCTTATTTAGCCTGCAGAtagcttacccaggggcaaggagatgaatgtccctTTATTACAAGGAGGCTTTCTGCTTGCTAAATTCCCCCGAGGCATGCTGTGAAAGTCATGCCTGTGCTGCTGTATTGGCACAGGGggatttgcactggattgggctgtttggtgTTTCTCCTACCAAACATTTCCTCTTATTCAATGTGTAAAACCTCCAAGGGGAATTAACAGGAAGCGGTGATTTCCCTTTTTCTCTGCATTCTTGATGTATTGGTTAAGGCAATTTGTTCAGTGAAGACCTGAGGCTGATCTCAGACCGCTCTAAAGCACTTCAGAAAGAGATGCACTCACATACACCACTCACACAGAGAGGAGGAAAGTCACAGGTACAAAACATGGTGACAGTTGACTACACTTGAGAGGGACAAGAAACAAAAGCAGGGAGTTTATGGGCCTATGTGAGGCTGTGCAAATAACCAAGTTTACTGGTTCATATCATCTGAGTTGAGTGTGATGCATTCCAGGGGCAGTTTGGCAAGGGCCCAAGACTGGGAAAATCTATTGAATTAAAGTGGGGTTCAAAGACAGAAAGAAAGTTTTGAAGTGAGCCTAAAAGCTCTGCCCTTGTTGAAGGAGAATGTatcagtatagatgctatactgcattcagccataatttcactccactagattctattattcaccccatctaaagGCTGAATGTGGTAGAGTGTCTAtacctggggtcagcaacctgccattctggagccgcaagcggctctttcagccttctgctgcggctcTGTGCGGGCCAACCCatccgggggggaggggctcgcccctcccgtgACGCAGCCGCcactcaccagcccgagcgcacGCGCTCACCTCCtgtggctgcgccccataggagaggcgagaacggctggcggagcacctcctgcccaaagagcccgcaccaccgccgagggcgagcccccctgcCGCCGCatgttccctcctgcccgagctgCAACGCCAGCTGcctgcccgtgtaggggagggCGCATAAACGAACGgggtttgaacaccctgatgaccctcttcccacaagcagccctgaccccactgagccaaggcaaaagcaagcaattgagtgcagctgctgtcctcctcccaagcttagagcacaatcctgtgcttgtctcctcagaagtaagtcccattgtgcttactcccaggaaagtgtgcacaggattacagccttcaagctccccactcagcattccccccatcgctcactcacactctcactgccccatttccttcacttggaaacttgaaaggggtttggagacccctgcaccagatggtattctgtatatgtttgtatactgtatgtgtaacatactgtatatgtagcaccaaagcatatttcatggttgggaagtaatcactgttagtatgccttttattttatatcagttttgaactcttagcttgtttgttcaggagcacctttgtgaacagtgttaagtagtactaagtggtcttgttcagaggtagtattgtgtgtaaaggcatttacagaagtacagaagtaaatgacagtaaagaatgacagtatccttcacaagcagttcacctgtgcacaatctaaaacagttattctccaactgtgggtctggacctgatttttagtgggacctataagaggggagtggattatataactgtgacctacaagaggggagtgtattatataactgggacctataagaggggagcgcaaactatatatgcagtgttatcttcattttagatgtcaacagggttttgtggctcccaaggttttcttttttcctgaaaatgggtccaaatggctctttgagtgtttaaggttgccgacccctggtctataccaacacattctggggtaacaatggaggtgcaagaaacctggaagtgggtctgtgaagctattttttcactgatttggtatccactgattttttgggggggggtgttagctGAGGGTTCTAGAAAAGGACAGCAGTGGATAATGAAGCACAACCTATATGTGCTAATAATGGTGACTCTGAGAGGCTTGTGACATGCAAACTGTGCACTGATATCCTGGCGCCTATGAACATATGACTGTTCCATCTGAGAAATCGGATTCTGTTCCCAGTTGTGGTTTGTGTCTGGCAACAGTAAAATCGGTTCCTCTTTTCCCCTGaattccctttccttccccctgagaGTTTCTCATGGTTGCAAATCTGCCCTTAGGCACAAGAATCAAGTCGTTCTATTAGAATATGGCATCTTCCTTTTAAATAAAGACCAGGGACAAATTGTGCCCTATTACTGGTAATAATAGCTTTGGATGTTTAGGTTGAATAGTAAATAAGCTGCGGTGGAAAGTACAAAAGTTATTTGACAATGTTTTGGAAGGCTTTTCTGTTTGTCAAGTTTCTGGGTTTTTGGGTGTGTGTATTTGGTATCTTGCACAACTGCTCTTAGAGTTTGCCTGGCTGCGCAAACTGGCATGTGtccatttgtgacagccataaaccATGCTGCACCATTGGAAagcaagttctggcagtgcagcgtTCCTGTAAGACTGGGCTGTCGGAGTAATATCACAGCTCCCCTAATGGATGTGTTAGGCTGGGGGCACAACATTTAGATTCTCCACAACTGAGAAACAGTCACACATCTATAGTACAGTAAAACACTAATCTAGTAACATCATTAGACAAAATTTGCATATCCAAAATATACTTTGCCCCTTCTGTGCCCGCCCCCTATTGGGATGCTGCCACTTAACCAGCATGCTTGTGTTTCATGGAGGAATGTTACTGTAACTACTGTGTTGTGGTTAATCTTGTGAAGATCCTGGAAAGGGAGAGACTTGGCAAAAAGTTTTCCTCCTGACTAGGGCCTGAAGTTAAGATCTTTTGAATTTCACTGAatgcagtgagagagagagagagagagagagagagagagagagaacactgtGCTCCAGGCTTTGTAAAGTTAGTCATCATGTTAAACTTGAAGCTTGCACTTTCTCCACTTCAGATTGCTCAACATGCcatccagttttgtttttaaaaagaggatcAGTTGGAAATCCTGTAAGC
This portion of the Tiliqua scincoides isolate rTilSci1 chromosome 3, rTilSci1.hap2, whole genome shotgun sequence genome encodes:
- the GATD3 gene encoding glutamine amidotransferase-like class 1 domain-containing protein 3, mitochondrial, with the protein product MLAARLAPLRSSLGKAAPRGRAPFHGSAQRLRGARVAVVLSGCGVYDGTEIHEASAILVHLSRGGASIQMYAPNIPQMHVIDHSKGQPASGESRNVLAESARIARGKITDLAKLTAKDHDAVIFPGGFGAAKNLSTFAVDGKDCKVNREVERVLKDFHKAGKPIGLCCISPVLAAKVLPGTEVTVGHEEEQGGKWPHAGTAGAIKALGGKHHIKDVTEAHVDTNHKVVTTPAFMCETDLHHIFDGIGAMVTNVLRMTGK